A genomic segment from Leptolyngbya boryana PCC 6306 encodes:
- the cobN gene encoding cobaltochelatase subunit CobN, producing the protein MHRIAATPGGWTPDLEGVVFIEQTPAPIVIMTAADTDIQTLAGAISQLPTPFPEVRGVNLLQLQQQLTIDTYAEEVLEQAKVIVLRIIGGRSYWSYGLEVVRETVRQSGATLIVLPGDDRPDLELMSHSTVPFTQVERVWRYFNEGGVENYRNVIQLLAQRYLDFDLNSSVAEPQPVPRVGLYRAGESCPYRSVCSRRKVGILFYRAHYLSGNTTVIDELSKALCDRDLCPVPVFVSSLRDPDVQSELLSYFQPKEQPSIDLLLNTTSFSIASPSSTVPELWQALDIPVLQVILSSGSVEQWNDQLRGLSPRDTAINVALPEVDGRIISRAISFKSVQSRHPELQTEVVTYQAVRDRVEFVADLAQNWVNLRRSEKCDRKIALILANYPSRDGRLANGVGLDTPASCIEILKALQNEGYHVENIPETGDELVKLLTTGVTNDPEARELRTIHQALPLAEYTAYFSTLPASIQQSVLNRWNTATESFPIPGIQLGNVFVGIQPARGYDLDPSLNYHAPDLEPTHAYLAFYYWVRQSFGAEAIVHVGKHGNLEWLPGKSVALSENCFPETAIAALPHLYPFIVNDPGEGSQAKRRAQAVILDHLTPPMTRAELYGDLQKLEALIDEYYEAQDLNPSRLELVRDRIVNLVEQDNLQNELAGDSDLITNTDRYLCELKEAQIRDGLHIFGKCPENRQLRDLIIAIARHPQANRMGLTRAIAEDWNLDFDPLTADPSDAVPGYQNAGDAIEAIELEAIRLVDRLLENDLAEGHIYTAELKWIQSFLLPALQNTHQEIGYLLHGLNGGYVPAAPSGAPTRGRPEVLPTGRNFYSVDIRAIPTESAWQVGRKAAEAIVERYTQENGEYPRTLGLSIWGTSTMRTGGDDIAEALALLGVQPIWDGVSRRVVDFEILPLSFLGRPRVDVTLRISGFFRDAFPNLIDLFDQAVAAIAQLDEPADQNPLAAQVKEETQTWEATGLTTEQADRRSRHRIFGSKPGAYGAGLQGLIESQNWETEEDLARAYINWSSYAYMSSSVAQSAPEAFQNRLNSMQIVLQNQDNQEHDLLDSDDYYQFQGGLTAAVRTSQGKNPTTYFGDHSLPENPKIRSLKQQIARVYRSRVINPKWIAGAMRHGYKGAFELAATIDFLFAYDATAHCVEDYMYQGVAEAYLFDQQVQDFIQSKNPWALRDMAERLLEANQRGLWQSADVKTLEQLKAIVLEAEGTIEAHIS; encoded by the coding sequence ATGCATCGGATTGCTGCAACTCCTGGCGGTTGGACTCCTGATCTAGAAGGGGTTGTCTTCATAGAACAGACTCCCGCGCCGATCGTCATCATGACGGCAGCGGATACGGATATTCAGACTTTAGCAGGGGCAATTTCGCAGTTGCCGACTCCCTTCCCCGAAGTCAGAGGCGTGAATCTGTTACAGCTTCAGCAGCAATTGACGATCGATACTTATGCCGAAGAAGTGTTAGAGCAGGCAAAAGTGATTGTGCTGCGAATTATTGGAGGGCGATCGTATTGGTCGTACGGACTAGAAGTCGTGCGTGAAACTGTGCGGCAGTCGGGGGCAACATTGATTGTCTTGCCCGGAGACGATCGACCGGATTTAGAGTTGATGAGCCATTCGACGGTTCCATTTACTCAAGTGGAACGGGTTTGGCGCTATTTCAATGAGGGAGGCGTTGAAAACTATCGCAATGTGATTCAGCTTTTGGCGCAGCGTTATCTGGATTTTGATCTCAATTCTTCGGTTGCCGAGCCTCAGCCTGTGCCGCGTGTGGGACTATATCGGGCGGGAGAAAGCTGCCCGTATCGCTCCGTATGTAGTCGGCGCAAGGTAGGAATTTTATTCTATCGGGCGCATTATTTGTCGGGTAACACGACGGTAATTGATGAATTGTCAAAAGCATTATGCGATCGCGATCTGTGTCCTGTTCCCGTCTTTGTATCTTCGTTACGCGATCCAGATGTTCAGAGTGAATTGCTGAGTTACTTTCAGCCGAAAGAGCAACCGTCAATTGATCTGTTGCTAAATACAACCAGTTTCTCGATCGCGTCGCCTTCTTCAACGGTGCCGGAACTTTGGCAAGCTTTAGATATTCCAGTGCTACAAGTGATTTTAAGTAGTGGCAGCGTTGAACAATGGAATGATCAATTACGAGGACTTTCGCCACGTGATACTGCGATCAATGTTGCGTTACCTGAAGTCGATGGACGAATTATTAGTCGAGCAATTTCGTTTAAATCGGTACAGTCGCGGCATCCAGAATTGCAGACTGAAGTAGTCACTTATCAAGCAGTTCGAGATCGAGTAGAGTTTGTCGCAGATCTAGCACAGAATTGGGTGAACTTGCGACGGAGTGAAAAATGCGATCGTAAAATTGCGCTGATTTTGGCAAACTATCCTAGCCGAGATGGGCGTTTAGCAAATGGTGTGGGACTAGATACGCCAGCAAGCTGTATTGAAATCCTCAAAGCCTTACAGAATGAGGGATATCACGTTGAAAACATTCCTGAAACTGGAGACGAGCTAGTAAAGTTACTAACCACAGGCGTAACGAATGATCCAGAAGCAAGAGAGCTACGCACCATTCATCAAGCATTACCTCTAGCAGAATACACAGCTTACTTTTCAACCTTGCCTGCATCGATTCAGCAATCTGTTTTGAATCGCTGGAATACTGCAACTGAATCATTTCCGATTCCAGGCATTCAACTTGGAAATGTATTTGTGGGCATTCAACCTGCGCGAGGCTATGATCTCGATCCTTCTTTGAACTATCATGCTCCGGATTTAGAACCGACTCATGCTTATCTAGCTTTCTACTATTGGGTGCGCCAGAGCTTTGGAGCAGAAGCGATCGTTCATGTCGGCAAGCACGGAAATTTAGAATGGTTACCAGGTAAAAGTGTAGCGCTCTCTGAGAATTGCTTTCCTGAAACTGCGATCGCGGCTTTACCTCACCTCTATCCCTTTATTGTCAATGATCCAGGCGAAGGCTCTCAAGCAAAACGTCGCGCTCAAGCTGTGATTTTAGATCATCTGACTCCCCCAATGACCCGTGCAGAGCTTTATGGGGATTTGCAAAAATTAGAAGCTTTAATTGATGAGTACTACGAAGCTCAAGATCTCAATCCTTCGCGATTAGAGCTAGTTCGCGATCGCATTGTCAACTTAGTAGAACAAGACAATCTTCAAAACGAGCTAGCAGGCGATTCTGATCTGATTACGAATACTGATCGCTATCTCTGTGAGTTAAAAGAAGCTCAGATTCGAGACGGACTACATATTTTTGGGAAATGCCCAGAGAATCGGCAGTTGAGAGATTTGATCATTGCGATCGCGCGTCATCCGCAAGCCAATCGGATGGGATTGACTCGTGCGATCGCAGAAGATTGGAACTTAGATTTTGATCCACTCACTGCTGATCCAAGCGATGCAGTTCCAGGCTATCAAAATGCTGGAGACGCGATCGAAGCAATCGAGCTTGAGGCAATTCGCTTAGTCGATCGCTTACTCGAAAATGACCTTGCAGAAGGACATATTTACACGGCAGAACTTAAGTGGATTCAGAGCTTTCTGCTTCCGGCTCTGCAAAATACGCATCAAGAAATTGGCTATCTCTTACATGGGTTGAATGGGGGCTATGTTCCGGCTGCTCCTTCTGGCGCACCAACTCGCGGACGACCTGAAGTTTTGCCAACCGGACGCAATTTTTACTCGGTTGATATTCGAGCAATTCCAACTGAAAGTGCTTGGCAAGTCGGGCGAAAAGCAGCAGAAGCGATCGTGGAACGCTACACCCAAGAGAACGGCGAATATCCTCGTACCCTTGGATTATCGATTTGGGGAACATCCACGATGCGAACGGGCGGCGATGACATTGCAGAAGCTCTCGCATTGCTTGGCGTTCAGCCAATTTGGGACGGCGTTTCTCGGCGAGTCGTCGATTTTGAAATTTTACCGCTCTCGTTTCTCGGTCGCCCCCGGGTCGATGTCACATTGCGAATTTCAGGTTTTTTCCGTGATGCATTTCCGAATTTGATTGATTTATTTGATCAAGCCGTTGCTGCGATCGCTCAACTCGATGAACCCGCTGATCAAAATCCACTCGCGGCTCAGGTCAAAGAAGAGACGCAAACCTGGGAAGCAACAGGTCTAACGACTGAGCAGGCAGATCGACGATCGCGACATCGCATCTTCGGCTCAAAACCAGGCGCATACGGGGCAGGATTGCAAGGATTGATTGAATCTCAGAATTGGGAAACTGAGGAAGATTTAGCACGAGCTTACATTAACTGGAGTAGTTATGCTTACATGAGTTCTAGTGTTGCTCAATCTGCTCCCGAAGCGTTCCAAAATCGATTGAATTCCATGCAAATTGTTCTACAAAATCAGGACAATCAAGAGCATGATTTACTCGATTCCGACGATTACTATCAGTTCCAAGGTGGACTGACAGCGGCAGTTCGGACAAGCCAAGGAAAGAACCCAACAACTTACTTCGGCGATCATTCACTCCCAGAAAATCCGAAGATACGATCGCTCAAACAACAAATTGCAAGAGTCTATCGATCGCGAGTTATCAATCCAAAATGGATTGCTGGAGCAATGCGACACGGTTACAAAGGGGCATTTGAGCTAGCTGCTACGATCGATTTTCTATTTGCGTATGATGCAACAGCTCACTGTGTTGAAGACTATATGTATCAGGGAGTTGCTGAGGCATATCTGTTTGATCAACAGGTTCAGGATTTTATTCAATCTAAGAATCCTTGGGCGCTGCGAGACATGGCAGAGCGATTATTAGAAGCGAATCAACGAGGCTTGTGGCAAAGTGCAGATGTGAAAACCTTGGAGCAACTAAAAGCGATCGTACTAGAAGCGGAAGGCACGATCGAAGCGCACATCAGCTAG